The genomic stretch CATCTGTAATGGGTGAAAGTGATTTTGTGTTCGGAGATTTAGATCAATTGGATACACGAAATCAACCGAGAAATGAGATTTTGAATGATGAGTTTGAATTGTTATCGTCGATGGAATCATTAGAATATCATTGCTCTGACAATGTAGAACAAGAATACGATTGCAATCTGATTTGGGTGTCATCTTCTTGTGGAGATCAAAACGTCGACGTAATTGGTATGAAATCTCATTTTGATACTAGAGTAGAGCAAGTTCAAGAGAGTAGGATCATAGACTACGATTACTTTGAGCATGATTTGTTTAGAAATAACGCTTCTGTCACCGGGACTCCTACAAATGACAGAACTTCAGTTATGGATGCTACATTATTTGCAAAAACTAAAAAGGACTCTGATATGATTGGTGAAATAAATAGTTTAAACACAACTCCGCAGACGGTTGAAATAGGTAGATGTTTTGATATTTCTGATAATACGGAGGTTCTGCAAGTAGCTGGCGTAAACTGTTTGGCTAGGGAACCACTGAATTCGGGAGATTTATTTGACGCGGAGAATAATGATCAGAAAATTGAGTCCTTTGGATTATACAATGACAATAATGATCATTGGGACAAGATAAAAGAATATGAAGCTCAAGACATAATGAAATGCAATGAATTGGCATACGAGATTGCTTCTTGTGCAAGAAATTCATATTCTGTAAATAGATTTGAGGAAATCGAGCATTCATTATATTCTCCTGATTGGTACTTCTGCAATACTAATTCTTCAGAGAGAGTTGTACATCGTAGCAATGGCATTAGCTCAACTCTACGGAAAAAGTATCTAGCAGATGAAGTCGTGGAGTCACAAGTTGATTCGAGGTGCTCGGATAACGCTAGTTGCGACTATTTGCCTGAATTTTGTAAATGGGATCAGAAAGGAAAAAATGCTACAGCATCAAATAGAATGAAAGATAGCCTAAGTTTATCATATTTTTTGGAAGATGTCTCTCAAAAAGAAACTTCAGCACCTAACAGACAAAAGGATTCTGAAGTTTTGATGTCCAAAATTATGTTGCCTTGCGTGCCAAGCAAGGAAGATATAGTTAGTGCGGCCGCTATTAATTTAGACAGTGATGGTAAACTAAACAATGGTTTTTTGGATCTTGCATCTAGTCCTCTAGGTGTAGATAAATGTGAAAAAGGTCCAACTCAAGATGGAGAGACTAACGATTCTTGTGAAAAAGATGTCGCAACAGATCAAAGCTCAAAACTTGAATGCAACGAGGCTCATCAAGCATCTCAATACGACACGGATCATGTTTACCCTCCAGAACATTCTCGGGTGCGTATGGAAGTAAGTGTATAATTTTGATCCTTGATCAGGCATGGTTATGTTGATTCATTTCCGTATGCAAATTGAATCTGTCATGCAATTTTGTTAAGCAGGAAGAAGTAAAACCAGAAGAAGACAGAATAGAAATACCAAAATCAAAATCCCAAAAGAAACTACTGCTAAGATCAGTCTTAGGTGGTGCCACTGCTGTTGGTTTGTTATTCATGTTTCTCAACCTAAGGTTTGTGCTCATTTTTCAGGCTGCCAATGCTGATTCTATTAGTCCTTACACCATTGACTTGACCTTATCTTTGGTTTTGCAGGAAGAATGGTGGAGAAAAAGATGCACAACCAAATAAGACATCTAGTCATAAAAAcaaagagaaaattcacaaacactCAACCAAGAAAGTAAATAGGATGAGTACAACAAAAGAGGTTTATCCGGC from Lathyrus oleraceus cultivar Zhongwan6 chromosome 7, CAAS_Psat_ZW6_1.0, whole genome shotgun sequence encodes the following:
- the LOC127105517 gene encoding uncharacterized protein LOC127105517 isoform X2 — its product is MVCQEESSSTIDLPTHSSSFAESSFRELDDAFLQTQTRIWLGEVLQIRLDDQLVTSELLADGELLFQVSKVIWKLLLEKHKLRHIKAYKNHPFSSKRNSGIYRPYSNVDSFLKICKILGLIGIDLFTPSDVVERKNTRRVCMCVRSFSKKARSVSINVPDFDIVTCMVAMPKDMVGCIRRSIELSQSINVDSSGQQLQKPASRKSSQGYSVASCNRDYVTCSDPANDTGSMCLFHEVHADDLYDYKSEISYNIPSVMGESDFVFGDLDQLDTRNQPRNEILNDEFELLSSMESLEYHCSDNVEQEYDCNLIWVSSSCGDQNVDVIGMKSHFDTRVEQVQESRIIDYDYFEHDLFRNNASVTGTPTNDRTSVMDATLFAKTKKDSDMIGEINSLNTTPQTVEIGRCFDISDNTEVLQVAGVNCLAREPLNSGDLFDAENNDQKIESFGLYNDNNDHWDKIKEYEAQDIMKCNELAYEIASCARNSYSVNRFEEIEHSLYSPDWYFCNTNSSERVVHRSNGISSTLRKKYLADEVVESQVDSRCSDNASCDYLPEFCKWDQKGKNATASNRMKDSLSLSYFLEDVSQKETSAPNRQKDSEVLMSKIMLPCVPSKEDIVSAAAINLDSDGKLNNGFLDLASSPLGVDKCEKGPTQDGETNDSCEKDVATDQSSKLECNEAHQASQYDTDHVYPPEHSRVRMEEEVKPEEDRIEIPKSKSQKKLLLRSVLGGATAVGLLFMFLNLRKNGGEKDAQPNKTSSHKNKEKIHKHSTKKVNRMSTTKEVYPAEKLELK
- the LOC127105517 gene encoding uncharacterized protein LOC127105517 isoform X1; the protein is MVCQEESSSTIDLPTHSSSFAESSFRELDDAFLQTQTRIWLGEVLQIRLDDQLVTSELLADGELLFQVSKVIWKLLLEKHKLRHIKAYKNHPFSSKRNSGIYRPYSNVDSFLKICKILGLIGIDLFTPSDVVERKNTRRVCMCVRSFSKKARSVSINVPDFDIVTCMVAMPKDMVGCIRRSIELSQSINVDSSGQQLQKPASRKSSQGYSVASCNRDYVTCSDPANDTGSMCLFHEVHADDLYDYKSEISYNIPSVMGESDFVFGDLDQLDTRNQPRNEILNDEFELLSSMESLEYHCSDNVEQEYDCNLIWVSSSCGDQNVDVIGMKSHFDTRVEQVQESRIIDYDYFEHDLFRNNASVTGTPTNDRTSVMDATLFAKTKKDSDMIGEINSLNTTPQTVEIGRCFDISDNTEVLQVAGVNCLAREPLNSGDLFDAENNDQKIESFGLYNDNNDHWDKIKEYEAQDIMKCNELAYEIASCARNSYSVNRFEEIEHSLYSPDWYFCNTNSSERVVHRSNGISSTLRKKYLADEVVESQVDSRCSDNASCDYLPEFCKWDQKGKNATASNRMKDSLSLSYFLEDVSQKETSAPNRQKDSEVLMSKIMLPCVPSKEDIVSAAAINLDSDGKLNNGFLDLASSPLGVDKCEKGPTQDGETNDSCEKDVATDQSSKLECNEAHQASQYDTDHVYPPEHSRVRMEQEEVKPEEDRIEIPKSKSQKKLLLRSVLGGATAVGLLFMFLNLRKNGGEKDAQPNKTSSHKNKEKIHKHSTKKVNRMSTTKEVYPAEKLELK
- the LOC127105517 gene encoding uncharacterized protein LOC127105517 isoform X3, whose product is MVCQEESSSTIDLPTHSSSFAESSFRELDDAFLQTQTRIWLGEVLQIRLDDQLVTSELLADGELLFQVSKVIWKLLLEKHKLRHIKAYKNHPFSSKRNSGIYRPYSNVDSFLKICKILGLIGIDLFTPSDVVERKNTRRVCMCVRSFSKKARSVSINVPDFDIVTCMVAMPKDMVGCIRRSIELSQSINVDSSGQQLQKPASRKSSQGYSVASCNRDYVTCSDPANDTGSMCLFHEVHADDLYDYKSEISYNIPSVMGESDFVFGDLDQLDTRNQPRNEILNDEFELLSSMESLEYHCSDNVEQEYDCNLIWVSSSCGDQNVDVIGMKSHFDTRVEQVQESRIIDYDYFEHDLFRNNASVTGTPTNDRTSVMDATLFAKTKKDSDMIGEINSLNTTPQTVEIGRCFDISDNTEVLQVAGVNCLAREPLNSGDLFDAENNDQKIESFGLYNDNNDHWDKIKEYEAQDIMKCNELAYEIASCARNSYSVNRFEEIEHSLYSPDWYFCNTNSSERVVHRSNGISSTLRKKYLADEVVESQVDSRCSDNASCDYLPEFCKWDQKGKNATASNRMKDSLSLSYFLEDVSQKETSAPNRQKDSEVLMSKIMLPCVPSKEDIVSAAAINLDSDGKLNNGFLDLASSPLGVDKCEKGPTQDGETNDSCEKDVATDQSSKLECNEAHQASQYDTDHVYPPEHSREEVKPEEDRIEIPKSKSQKKLLLRSVLGGATAVGLLFMFLNLRKNGGEKDAQPNKTSSHKNKEKIHKHSTKKVNRMSTTKEVYPAEKLELK